The genomic segment AAACGCGTCTTTGGGGAAATACGGATGTAATCGCCCTATTTGATGCTGAAACGGATATGGCGCCTATTTTGACCGCACTTCAAGGGAGTCATCTATTAGAACAAGGTTTTGCTTATAAAATTGAGCAAATCGAAGACAAAGACTGGGAACGTGAATGGATGGATAATTTTCATCCGATGAAATTTGGGAAACGATTATGGATTTGCCCGAGTTGGCGCGAAATTCCAGAACCAGATGCGGTTAATGTTATGCTAGATCCTGGGCTTGCGTTTGGTACGGGAACACATCCTACTACGGCATTATGTTTGGAATGGTTGGATAGTTTAGATCTTGAAGGTAAGACCGTGATTGATTTTGGTTGTGGCTCAGGCATTCTTGCTATTGCGGCGTTAAAATTGGGGGCAAAAAGTGCGGTGGGAATTGATATTGATCCACAAGCTATTCTAGCTAGTCGTAATAACGCAGAAGCTAATGGTGTTGCTGATCGTTTGCAGCTTTTTTTATCTGATGACAAACCCGCAGACTTAAAAGCTGATGTAGTTGTTGCCAATATTCTCGCTGGTCCGTTAAAAGCGCTTTATCCAATCATTAGCCAGTTACCAAAAGCGCAGGGTAATTTAGGGTTATCAGGTATTTTGGCGAGTCAAGCACAATCAGTTTGTGAGGCGTATGCGCAAACTTTTGAGCTCGAACCTGTGGTAGAACGGGAAGAATGGTGCCGAATTACAGGAAAATTAGCCTAATTTAGAAATGTCAACGGTAGAAAGGTAAATTTTTGTAAAAATTGTTTACTTTTTACCCTTTTCAAAACACCGAAAAATGCGTATCATACACGCCCTTATCGGTGTCGATAACCGAATGGCTTAATTCTATTGCCTTTTTTCAATCCTTATTCCACGGTTTGAAAAAGTGAAATGGACTCTAACTATTCGGTTTATTTTTTGTTTTGAACTTGGAGTCAATAAAACGTGAGAATTGGTCAGTATCAACTCAAAAATCGCGTTTTATTAGCCCCAATGGCAGGCATTACAGATCAACCGTTTCGTAAGCTATGTGCGCATTATGGTGCTGCACTGACGTTTTCTGAAATGATGTCTACTAATCCACAAGTATGGCATACCGAAAAATCTAAATTACGCTTGGCTCACCACCAAGATATTGGTATCAATGCTGTACAGATTGCGGGTTCAGACCCGCAAGAAATGGCACAAGCAGCGCAAGTTAATGTTGATTATGGTGCAGAAATCATTGATATTAATATGGGATGTCCTGCTAAAAAAGTAAATAAAAAGCTCGCAGGTTCTGCGTTGTTACAATTTCCTGATTTAGTGCGTGACATTCTTGAAAAGGTAGTCGATGCGGTTAATGTGCCAGTCACGTTAAAAATCCGAACGGGTTGGGCTCGAGATAATCGTAATTGCCTTGAAATTGCGAAAATTGCAGAGCAGAGTGGTATTCAGGCACTGACGATTCACGGGCGTACAAGAGAATG from the [Actinobacillus] rossii genome contains:
- the prmA gene encoding 50S ribosomal protein L11 methyltransferase — protein: MAWIQIRLNSTNERAEAISDFLEELGSVSVTFMDNQDTPIFEPLPGETRLWGNTDVIALFDAETDMAPILTALQGSHLLEQGFAYKIEQIEDKDWEREWMDNFHPMKFGKRLWICPSWREIPEPDAVNVMLDPGLAFGTGTHPTTALCLEWLDSLDLEGKTVIDFGCGSGILAIAALKLGAKSAVGIDIDPQAILASRNNAEANGVADRLQLFLSDDKPADLKADVVVANILAGPLKALYPIISQLPKAQGNLGLSGILASQAQSVCEAYAQTFELEPVVEREEWCRITGKLA
- the dus_3 gene encoding nifR3 family TIM-barrel protein codes for the protein MRIGQYQLKNRVLLAPMAGITDQPFRKLCAHYGAALTFSEMMSTNPQVWHTEKSKLRLAHHQDIGINAVQIAGSDPQEMAQAAQVNVDYGAEIIDINMGCPAKKVNKKLAGSALLQFPDLVRDILEKVVDAVNVPVTLKIRTGWARDNRNCLEIAKIAEQSGIQALTIHGRTRECLYNGEAEYDNIKAVKAAVAIPVIANGDIISAEKAKFVLDYTGADAIMIGRGALGNPWIFQSVVGLIEQSSNILEPSLDEKCGVILRHIDELHQFYGAEKGYRIARKHVAWYLQGIQPNSDFRQTFNSITDAKAQLVALEGFFNLICNGNHNV